In the Hordeum vulgare subsp. vulgare chromosome 7H, MorexV3_pseudomolecules_assembly, whole genome shotgun sequence genome, one interval contains:
- the LOC123409283 gene encoding LOW QUALITY PROTEIN: vacuolar protein sorting-associated protein 8 homolog (The sequence of the model RefSeq protein was modified relative to this genomic sequence to represent the inferred CDS: substituted 1 base at 1 genomic stop codon): MADGPVSLVLSSSPAMASKPPPLPHELDLDAFLPSSQASSDADADRRCAVDDLLLLLSSSDSDEDDEPNRTPSTKYKPLTRTKVTPPPPKPSPSLLPLPSGSPGRSTSALPSATHSYLVSRTFSNKATSSSRPVPSLFRGVRPSPKPGAAFAAAAAASRAVLTPHAAAIKSRRTASTPIEKLLDQGSECILFTGNFKGDDVAEKVSEEVVARVTDETVGGNGVEELEVGKHGEVGTGENPEPSESVDIGNVDFVDAEHVNGNEQLEGKILAETDQRGSQIRLIVEENGDEPISNGIFVESGDIQDGSVSHQKTDNGLAVERSETDLEEQMKSERIIDKVIEETLEISRMAVKKTEKKPKAPIKPLEWAEELEKSHASFVQHWEEGAAAQRMRLEGIGKGQPAIGYMQIEVDNPITRAMASPSFRQEHGSPQVLAVHRSYIAMGMSNGSVIIIPSKYSSNQADDTDAKMLFFWNQGEKTQSPVTAMCFNPQGDLLLVGYGDGHMTIWDVQKATAAKVIYGEHTGAVVHVCFIHQCKAITGDSKGLVLLHTFSIIPVINRLTVKGIQRLFDGHTGIVLSACPLLADDSFGSGNSSMPDSLTTSSSGGHGSMMGGVVGVDSRWKFFNEGSSPMEDGVTVMFIMHQHALVVRLRTNIDHVDHIETFSRPEGAREGSIAYAAWKYTSSLSHSSPTDEDRVSWLVLAWDRQVQVSKFVKSKMIKHNDWKLDSVAVGVAWLKDKMLAVLNLRGQLCLFSKDGSELRRTIFILDGLVLEDSILYHTHFSNRFGNPERHFNNSVAVRGATVYILGPSFLTVSRLLPWKERIEALKRAGDWMGAMDMAMKLYDGHTQGVVDLPSKVDSIREAIMPGLLELLLSYIDYVFEYISIALSNHTGKRGAADGLINADRSLLTEREEEYARVGGVAVEFCVHIGRNDILFDTVFSKFVAAQSGGVFLEALEPYILKDMLGSLPPEIMQALVEHYSGKGWLQRVEQCILHMDIPSLDFNQVVRLCREHGLYGALIYLFNQGLNDFRTPLEELLYVLQNATRKDATCYRMLVYLKYCFQGLAFPPGHGIIPRAQVHSVRRELVQFMLEESKMLTSEVFKGFSSSGKCPNICYLLWMDTEATLEVVKCAFAQENFQPTSYTPDASVSKDEDDTNIERTDSQNVLVQSLVDTIIHITGLENEAIHSVLVGTAESEESETWPSVKDFGYIIEFVSFYISNKRARSSQRVLKHILKYFTSSSTPSYNDNNVLAQKEVLQLFNVVPHTDWNSDYVLHLCLDAHFHQACGRIYTARNQNLSALDSYMKDRVEPYHAFIFINRKLFQLADDEALSFRSTVIFRFAELVNLSRECAFVLFLDHFQNEIQQILSEFHSDNRSHFLFLKTAMEVHLSGKLDFSSLTAQDNEIGARHYLSGELEDYLQRLSNVPKLFDRNLVSMIDELFEPYLKLLCQYEPRSVLKFLETYESNRLDGCLQSCLDYGVTDAAAFLQERRGYVRSALTLVLAGLDEKISQFITSLENAFSHISPKRISEIEQPAIVLKMSEAHPVLDTLRSSIGLCQRNSQRSDPEKSQSLWFQLLDSFSEPLKKLYGSKDVNGKGCRSEGGETTNGHPTGKGFSQQMVISAYERCLNTLWRVFSQFVGEIIEAMAGYIPLPTIMSKLLADNGSQEFGDFKLVIHRMLSMYHYEKIILETTKSVIEDDSFYTLSLLKRGVCHGFAPHTFVCCACSCSVSKVVTSAVRVFSCGHATHLHCESEQSKSSSEDFKDGCSVCLLTSDTQTGKKSPIISKNGLPKYPMVENEVAYGVYNNNETHHVERSRGLQQMSRFEILGGLQKAQKSLHIETVPPLKLSPPAIYHEKIXKRVRLVGESSRPSIGSENPQQRLHMKEAKSNQRISWLGESIRHLARSEKAAENTTHGVKTKEIRKLAFAEVKQIRFSQE; this comes from the exons ATGGCAG ACGGCCCCGTCTCCCTCGTGTTATCGTCGTCGCCCGCGATGGCATCCAAGCCACCGCCTCTGCCCCATGAGCTTGACCTAGAT GCCTTCCTCCCGTCGTCTCAAGCCTCCTCCGACGCTGACGCCGATCGCCGCTGCGCTGTCGAcgacctgctcctcctcctctcctcgtcCGACTCCGACGAAGACGACGAGCCAAACCGTACACCCAGCACCAAATACAAACCTCTGACCCGTACCAAAGTCACACCGCCGCCTCCTAAACCTTCCCCATCTCTTCTGCCGTTGCCTTCCGGGTCCCCCGGGAGGTCCACATCAGCATTGCCGTCGGCTACGCACTCCTACCTTGTCTCTAGAACCTTTTCGAACAAAGCTACCTCCTCGTCGAGGCCAGTCCCCTCGCTCTTCCGGGGTGTCCGCCCCAGCCCTAAACCAGGCGCCGCCTTCGCTGCAGCCGCGGCCGCGTCCCGCGCTGTTCTTACTCCGCACGCTGCTGCAATTAAGTCGCGGCGCACTGCCTCCACGCCCATAGAGAAGCTCCTCGACCAAGGCTCCGAGTGTATCCTTTTTACCGGAAATTTCAAAGGAGATGATGTAGCTGAGAAGGTTAGTGAGGAAGTGGTTGCTAGGGTGACGGACGAAACTGTCGGCGGGAATGGAGTTGAAGAATTGGAAGTGGGCAAGCACGGTGAAGTGGGGACTGGAGAGAATCCTGAGCCCTCAGAATCGGTGGACATAGGCAATGTCGACTTTGTTGATGCGGAACATGTCAATGGCAatgagcaacttgagggcaagatTTTGGCTGAAACCGATCAACGCGGGAGTCAAATTCGGCTTATTGTTGAGGAAAATGGTGATGAGCCAATTAGCAACGGAATTTTTGTGGAATCTGGTGACATTCAGGATGGGTCAGTTTCCCATCAAAAGACTGATAACGGGCTGGCAGTCGAACGTTCTGAAACTGATTTGGAAGAGCAAATGAAATCTGAGAGGATCATCGATAAGGTGATCGAAGAGACGTTGGAGATCAGCAGGATGGCTGTGAAAAAGACGGAGAAAAAGCCAAAGGCGCCGATAAAACCATTGGAGTGGGCTGAGGAGCTCGAGAAGAGTCATGCCTCATTTGTGCAGCACTGGGAGGAGGGAGCAGCAGCACAACGAATGCGTCTGGAGGGGATTGGGAAAGGCCAACCTGCTATTGGTTACATGCAGATTGAGGTGGACAACCCAATAACTCGTGCCATGGCCTCTCCGTCTTTTAGGCAGGAACATGGCTCTCCTCAGGTCTTAGCAGTACATAGGAGCTATATTGCCATGGGCATGTCCAATGGATCTGTTATCATCATCCCAAGCAAATACTCCAGCAATCAAGCTGATGATACAGATGCAAAG atgctATTCTTTTGGAACCAAGGTGAAAAAACTCAATCACCAGTGACTGCCATGTGCTTTAACCCGCAAGGGGATCTTCTGCTAGTAGGATATGGTGATGGTCATATGACAATTTGGGATGTACAGAAGGCTACTGCAGCAAAAGTCATATATGGTGAGCATACAGGAGCTGTAGTGCATGTCTGTTTTATCCACCAATGTAAAGCCATCACTGGTGATTCAAAAGGGCTTGTTCTTCTGCACACATTCTCAATTATCCCCGTCATTAATCGCTTGACTGTCAAGGGAATCCAG CGCCTTTTTGATGGGCATACTGGAATCGTGCTCTCAGCCTGTCCTCTTCTAGCGGATGACTCCTTTGGTTCTGGCAACTCATCTATGCCAGACAGCCTAACAACTTCCTCCAGTGGTGGTCATGGCAGCATGATGGGAGGTGTAGTTGGAGTAGATTCCAGAtggaagtttttcaatgaaggttcTTCTCCAATGGAGGATGGTGTTACAGTCATGTTCATTATGCATCAACATGCTCTTGTG GTTAGACTCCGTACCAACATTGACCATGTTGACCATATTGAGACCttctctagaccagaaggagcacGAGAAGGGTCAATTGCTTATGCTGCATGGAAATACACATCATCCTTGAGTCATTCATCGCCAACTG ATGAAGACCGGGTATCTTGGCTTGTGCTTGCATGGGACCGTCAAGTACAAGTGTCAAAATTTGTTAAATCAAAGATGATCAAACATAATGACTGGAAGCTTGATAGTGTCGCTGTTGGTGTTGCCTGGTTAAAGGATAAG ATGTTAGCTGTCCTTAACTTGAGAGGGCAGCTCTGTTTGTTCTCAAAGGATGGCAGTGAGCTTcgcaggactatctttattcttgATGGCTTGGTCTTAGAAGACAGCATACTGTACCATACACATTTTTCTAACAGGTTTGGTAACCCTGAGAGGCATTTTAACAACTCGGTAGCAGTAAGGGGTGCTACAGTTTATATTCTTGGCCCAAGCTTTCTTACAGTTTCGCGACTTCTTCCATGGAAAGAGCGGATTGAAGCACTAAAGAGAGCTGGTGATTGGATGGGTGCAATGGACATGGCAATGAAGCTTTATGACGGTCACACACAGGGTGTTGTTGATCTTCCGAGTAAAGTTGATTCTATAAGGGAAGCCATAATGCCGGGTCTATTAGAGTTGCTCCTGTCATATATTGATTATGTCTTTGAATATATTTCAATTGCATTGTCAAACCATACTGGAAAAAGGGGAGCAGCTGATGGCCTGATAAACGCCGATAGATCCCTGCTgacagagagagaagaagagtaTGCCCGTGTAGGAGGGGTTGCAGTCGAGTTTTGTGTTCACATTGGACGGAATGACATCCTGTTTGACACAGTCTTTTCTAAGTTTGTTGCTGCTCAAAGTGGAG GTGTATTTCTAGAGGCACTAGAGCCATATATATTGAAAGATATGCTTGGTTCTTTACCCCCTGAG ATCATGCAAGCTCTAGTAGAGCATTATAGTGGCAAAGGATGGTTGCAGCGAGTCGAACAATGCATTCTTCATATGGATATTCCATCACTGGATTTTAATCAG GTAGTCAGATTGTGTCGTGAGCATGGGTTATATGGTGCTCTAATATATTTATTTAACCAAGGCCTGAATGATTTCCGTACACCTCTAGAGGAACTTCTATATGTTCTCCAGAACGCTACTAGAAAAGATGCTACTTG ctacagaatgcttgttTATCTGAAGTATTGCTTCCAGGGCCTAGCATTTCCTCCAG GGCATGGAATAATTCCCAGAGCCCAAGTTCATTCAGTGAGAAGAGAACTTGTGCAATTCATGCTTGAGGAGTCTAAAATGCTCACTTCTGAAGTATTTAAGGGtttcagttcttctggaaaatgcCCAAACATATGCTATCTACTATGGATGGATACAGAAGCTACTCTGGAAGTTGTCAAGTGTGCTTTTGCACAAGAGAATTTTCAACCTACTTCTTATACTCCTGATGCATCTGTGTCCAAGGATGAAGATGATACTAATATTGAAAGGAcagatagtcaaaatgtcttggtACAAAGTTTAGTTGACACAATCATTCATATTACTGGTTTGGAAAATGAGGCAATCCATTCCGTTCTTGTGGGTACTGCTGAGTCAGAAGAATCAGAAACTTGGCCTTCAGTGAAGGATTTTGGTTATATAATTGAATTTGTGTCTTTTTACATTTCCAATAAAAGGGCAAGGTCATCTCAACGAGTTCTTAAGCACATTCTTAAATACTTCACGTCATCCAGTACTCCATCATataatgataacaatgtgctagCTCAGAAAGAAGTTCTTCAGCTCTTCAATGTGGTTCCTCATACTGACTGGAATTCTGATTATGTGTTGCACCTTTGTTTAGATGCCCACTTTCATCAG GCATGTGGCAGGATATATACAGCCAGAAATCAAAATTTGTCTGCTTTAGATAGTTACATGAAGGACAGAGTGGAACCATACCATGCTTTTATCTTCATCAATAGAAAGTTATTTCAGTTGGCAGATGATGAAGCTTTATCGTTTCGTTCCACAGTAATATTTCGTTTTGCCGAGCTGGTCAATCTAAGCAG GGAGTGCGCATTTGTCTTGTTCCTTGATCATTTTCAAAATGAGATCCAGCAAATATTGTCAGAGTTTCATTCTGATAACCGCAGCCACTTTCTTTTCCTGAAAACTGCAATGGAAGTACACTTGTCAGGAAAACTTGACTTCAGTTCACTAACTGCCCAGGACAATGAAATTGGTGCACGTCACTACTTATCTGGTGAACTTGAAGATTATCTACAGAGATTATCAAATGTCCCAAAGTTGTTTGACCGCAATCTTGTTTCTATGATTGatgagttatttgaaccctatctGAAG CTTCTATGTCAGTATGAACCAAGGTCAGTCCTGAAGTTTCTAGAGACTTATGAGAGCAACAGATTGGACGGGTGTTTGCAGTCCTGTCTAGATTATGGAGTTACAGATGCTGCCGCATTTCTGCAAGAGAGGCGTGGTTATGTTCGGAGTGCGCTGACACTTGTTCTAGCCGGACTAGATGAGAAAATTAGCCAGTTTATCACTTCGCTGGAAAATGCGTTTTCTCATATATCGCCAAAGAGGATCTCTGAAATTGAGCAACCAGCCATTGTTCTAAAAATGAGTGAG GCTCATCCGGTGCTTGATACATTACGTTCCTCTATTGGATTGTGCCAAAGGAACTCACAGCGCTCAGACCCAGAGAAGTCTCAATCACTTTGGTTTCAACTGCTTGACTC TTTTTCAGAACCACTGAAAAAGTTGTATGGAAGCAAGGATGTAAATGGAAAAGGTTGTCGGTCCGAGGGGGGTGAAACAACAAACGGACATCCAACAGGCAAAGGATTCTCACAACAAATGGTGATTTCAGCTTATGAAAGGTGTTTGAATACTCTTTGGAGAGTATTCTCACAATTCGTTGGAGAGATAATTGAGGCAATGGCTGGGTATATACCCCTACCAACAATTATGTCAAAGCTGTTAGCTGACAATGGGAGCCAAGAGTTTGGTGATTTTAAGCTTGTCATACATAGAATGCTGTCTATGTATCATTATGAAAAAATAATACTG GAAACAACGAAGTCAGTTATCGAGGATGATTCGTTCTATACCTTGAGCTTATTAAAGAGAGGAGTTTGTCATGGATTTGCTCCACACACTTTCGTCTGTTGTGCATGCAGTTGCTCAGTTTCTAAAGTTGTTACTTCAGCAGTTCGAGTATTCAGTTGTGGGCATGCAACACATCTTCACTGTGAATCTGAACAAAGCAAATCATCCAGCGAGGATTTTAAAGATGGATGTTCAGTTTGTCTCTTGACGAGTGACACACAAACCGGGAAGAAATCACCTATAATATCAAAGAATGGGCTACCCAAGTATCCCATGGTTGAAAATGAAGTAGCATATGGCGTCTATAATAATAACGAGACACATCATGTCGAGAGATCTCGTGGGCTTCAGCAGATGTCACGG TTTGAAATTCTGGGAGGTCTCCAGAAAGCTCAGAAGTCTCTTCATATTGAAACTGTACCTCCATTGAAACTTTCTCCGCCAGCTATATATCATGAGAAGATATAGAAGAGAGTAAGGTTGGTAGGAGAATCCAGCAGACCCTCAATTGGAAGTGAAAACCCACAACAAAGATTGCACATGAAGGAGGCAAAATCTAATCAGCGAATAAGTTGGCTGGGAGAATCCATCAGACATTTAGCTAGAAGTGAAAAAGCCGCTGAAAATACGACACACGGAGTCAAAACCAAAGAAATCAGGAAATTGGCTTTTGCCGAAGTCAAGCAAATTCG GTTCTCACAAGAATGA